Proteins encoded in a region of the Mucispirillum schaedleri ASF457 genome:
- a CDS encoding AraC family transcriptional regulator, whose amino-acid sequence MDNKLLEEIKSKLINILPTESEIDTGFYGVKFYRRNNAENTHTCIQCPCIIFVANGEKYTHISNENFIFKKGYYNITYIDYPVSSHFYNISKDNPYLSIYMPVDRNIITEIIQNIHHIPNTVFKGISENKADNKLLAAYSRLIDLYNKPDEISFMAQLIIKEIYYRILSGPVGADLKALYTFGSQSNKIYQAVEFIKNNYKEYLHIDDIASKVNMAPSTFFRNFKAVTMISPLQYQKKLRLYEAQRLMLSKKYTVSDAAYTVGYESITQFTREYKKLFHSSPVRNIKEIINGKV is encoded by the coding sequence ATGGACAATAAATTACTTGAAGAAATAAAATCAAAACTGATTAACATTCTACCAACTGAAAGCGAGATAGATACAGGTTTTTATGGAGTAAAATTTTACAGAAGAAATAATGCAGAAAATACTCATACTTGCATACAATGCCCATGCATTATTTTTGTTGCAAATGGAGAAAAGTATACTCATATAAGTAACGAAAATTTTATATTTAAAAAAGGATATTACAATATTACATATATTGATTATCCAGTATCTTCTCATTTTTATAATATTTCAAAAGATAACCCATATCTTTCTATTTACATGCCTGTTGATAGAAATATAATTACTGAAATAATTCAAAATATTCATCATATTCCAAACACAGTTTTTAAGGGAATATCTGAAAACAAAGCAGATAATAAGCTGCTTGCTGCATACAGCAGGCTTATTGATTTGTATAATAAGCCTGATGAAATAAGCTTTATGGCACAGTTAATTATTAAAGAAATATATTACAGAATATTAAGCGGTCCTGTTGGAGCAGATTTAAAAGCATTATACACTTTTGGCTCGCAAAGCAATAAAATATATCAGGCTGTAGAATTTATAAAAAATAATTATAAAGAATACCTGCATATAGATGATATTGCATCAAAAGTAAATATGGCACCATCTACTTTTTTCAGGAATTTTAAAGCAGTTACTATGATAAGCCCACTGCAGTATCAAAAAAAATTAAGGCTTTATGAAGCTCAAAGATTAATGCTTTCCAAAAAATATACAGTATCAGATGCTGCATATACCGTAGGTTATGAAAGTATTACCCAATTTACAAGAGAATATAAAAAATTATTTCATTCATCCCCTGTAAGAAATATAAAAGAAATTATAAATGGAAAAGTATAG
- a CDS encoding DNA-methyltransferase, with protein sequence MEKDLLSFSNDKLSVDFIKKLGVDTSEDILDKLILLYAENNSINVRREIVSSIGRQSNKDKIYIFIKDNIYNCGIMELVYQMFRTCLYNSNDDRFLSLQREILEYFDNEILYKMKAYYDYRHTTHSKKNIDKIKYPILLEGDNTKTLKKIKDQQVQLIFSSPPYYNARDYSVYTSYKSYMNMMKQTLVECYRVLEDGRFIIINVSPIITKRPGREFESTRYPIHFDFHKILEESGFYFVDEIIWIKPEYSVPNRVGGYHQTRQPLSYKPNCITESLLVYRKKVDFLLDKNISKYPKKFGINDSEKYDTTNCWYINPKSHKEHPAVFPDELCEKVLTYYSFPNDVVLDMFAGSGTFGRVALQMGRIPILCEQNKSYIEIIKQGYNYGNI encoded by the coding sequence ATGGAAAAAGATTTACTATCGTTCAGCAATGATAAATTATCAGTAGATTTTATAAAAAAACTTGGTGTAGATACTAGCGAAGATATTTTAGATAAATTAATATTGCTTTATGCGGAAAATAATAGCATTAATGTCAGAAGAGAAATTGTTTCATCTATTGGTAGGCAGAGTAATAAAGATAAGATTTATATATTTATAAAGGATAACATTTATAATTGTGGAATTATGGAATTAGTTTATCAGATGTTTAGAACCTGCCTTTATAATAGTAATGATGATAGATTTTTATCATTACAAAGAGAAATTTTAGAATACTTTGATAATGAAATACTTTATAAAATGAAAGCATACTACGATTATAGGCATACGACACACAGTAAAAAAAATATAGATAAAATTAAATATCCCATATTATTAGAAGGTGATAATACAAAAACACTGAAAAAAATAAAAGACCAACAGGTGCAGCTAATATTTAGTTCACCACCTTATTATAATGCACGGGATTATAGTGTTTATACTTCATATAAAAGCTATATGAACATGATGAAACAAACACTTGTTGAATGTTATAGAGTATTGGAAGATGGTAGATTTATTATTATTAATGTATCTCCTATAATAACTAAAAGACCAGGGAGAGAATTTGAAAGTACTCGTTATCCTATTCATTTTGATTTTCATAAAATTTTAGAAGAAAGTGGATTTTATTTTGTTGATGAGATTATTTGGATTAAACCAGAATATTCAGTTCCTAATAGAGTTGGAGGATATCATCAAACACGACAACCATTGAGCTATAAACCTAATTGCATAACGGAATCTCTTCTAGTTTATAGAAAAAAAGTAGATTTTTTATTAGATAAAAATATAAGTAAATACCCTAAAAAATTTGGTATTAATGACAGTGAGAAATATGATACTACTAATTGCTGGTATATTAATCCAAAATCGCATAAAGAACATCCAGCTGTTTTTCCTGATGAACTATGTGAAAAAGTTTTAACTTATTATTCTTTTCCAAACGATGTTGTTCTTGATATGTTTGCAGGTAGTGGAACATTTGGTAGAGTCGCATTGCAAATGGGGAGAATTCCAATACTATGCGAACAGAATAAATCATATATAGAAATTATAAAGCAAGGATATAATTATGGTAACATTTGA
- the coaD gene encoding pantetheine-phosphate adenylyltransferase, translating into MTGIYPGSFDPFTLGHKDIVERAAKFCDKLYIAVSENINKKHLFTLEERVDMISAVFAGNENIIVESFNGLLVDYMKSKHAMYIIRGLRAVSDFEYEFQMAFANRSINNDVETIFMVPGSRYLFLSSTIVRDIAYNKGDVSKLVPEIVCKKLQEKYSS; encoded by the coding sequence ATGACGGGAATATATCCGGGTTCATTTGACCCTTTTACATTAGGACATAAAGATATTGTGGAGCGTGCAGCAAAATTTTGTGACAAACTTTATATTGCAGTATCAGAAAATATTAATAAAAAGCATTTATTTACTCTTGAAGAAAGGGTAGATATGATAAGTGCAGTATTTGCAGGAAATGAAAACATAATTGTAGAATCATTTAATGGACTTTTAGTAGATTATATGAAATCAAAGCATGCAATGTATATTATCCGCGGATTAAGAGCTGTCTCAGATTTTGAATATGAGTTTCAAATGGCTTTTGCTAACAGAAGTATAAATAATGATGTGGAAACTATTTTTATGGTGCCAGGCAGCAGATATTTATTTTTAAGCTCAACAATAGTGCGTGATATAGCATATAATAAAGGTGATGTATCTAAACTCGTGCCAGAAATAGTATGCAAAAAATTACAGGAAAAATACAGCAGTTAA
- the rnc gene encoding ribonuclease III, whose amino-acid sequence MLNKISAVYITNIEEKINYTFKDKGLLLRSLTHSSYSHDNNLDYNYERLEFLGDAVVELVITEYLVKKYPEFQEGDLSILRAYIVNSSALFEISKKIDLSSNILLGKSEFNGVDNIKKAIVADIFEAVMAAVYLDGGYEKVKSIVLNLLEEFIIEAVQSNSFRDAKTQLQQICQRDFGRLPEYTLISATGPEHNKTFFVEVDVCGIMKTQGQGRSKKEAEKQAATLALKQYQSNNG is encoded by the coding sequence ATGTTGAATAAAATTTCTGCTGTATATATTACAAATATTGAAGAAAAAATAAATTATACATTTAAAGATAAGGGGCTTCTTTTACGGTCCCTTACTCATTCTTCTTATTCTCATGATAATAATCTTGACTACAACTATGAAAGGCTTGAATTTCTAGGAGATGCAGTAGTGGAGCTTGTTATAACAGAATATCTTGTAAAAAAGTATCCTGAATTTCAAGAAGGTGATTTATCTATTCTGCGGGCTTATATAGTTAATTCATCAGCTCTTTTTGAAATATCTAAAAAGATTGATTTAAGCAGCAACATATTATTAGGCAAAAGTGAGTTTAATGGTGTTGATAACATTAAAAAAGCTATTGTAGCAGATATATTTGAAGCTGTAATGGCAGCTGTATATTTAGACGGCGGTTATGAAAAAGTAAAATCAATAGTATTAAATCTACTTGAAGAGTTTATAATAGAAGCAGTGCAAAGCAACTCTTTTCGTGATGCAAAAACTCAGCTGCAGCAGATATGCCAGCGTGATTTTGGCAGACTTCCAGAATATACTTTAATTTCTGCAACAGGTCCAGAGCATAACAAAACATTTTTTGTTGAAGTAGATGTATGCGGCATTATGAAAACACAAGGTCAGGGCAGAAGTAAAAAAGAAGCAGAGAAGCAGGCAGCAACGCTGGCTTTAAAGCAGTATCAAAGTAACAATGGCTAA
- a CDS encoding SH3 domain-containing protein, producing the protein MYKTVLILIITVCFSSYVFAQAAVNGAVNTNANAAANEQFAPNEEADNPDEAGAGMPNIGISEEKQIVEVVEGVGHIPYNRVPFCAAPSLKSRILRYSSGAEKVILIGETDDWYRVIMYNNEEAYIQKKYVRTTKLFMDETVAKNQMNKTISIELEDLLNKFDDTLENSSYAKKYQIRPIFELVDAKNIKNNVTLVFHYACADLQGRPIPSYNDNDLYAYMQQLLDLILGRLVLTNAESLNIVIKIPTYDEIGNVVDFEKEYANIVLTPNKVNIEKIRKENVSLLSLAECNILVKDLFKVFPK; encoded by the coding sequence ATGTATAAAACAGTATTGATTTTAATTATTACAGTTTGTTTTTCATCTTATGTATTTGCTCAAGCTGCAGTAAATGGTGCTGTAAATACTAATGCAAATGCAGCAGCTAATGAGCAGTTTGCACCTAATGAAGAGGCGGATAACCCTGATGAAGCAGGTGCAGGTATGCCAAATATAGGCATTAGTGAAGAAAAACAGATTGTGGAAGTGGTGGAAGGTGTTGGTCATATTCCTTATAATAGAGTGCCTTTTTGTGCAGCTCCATCCCTTAAATCAAGAATTTTAAGGTATTCATCAGGTGCTGAAAAAGTTATTTTAATAGGGGAAACTGATGACTGGTACAGGGTCATTATGTATAATAATGAAGAAGCTTATATCCAGAAAAAATATGTAAGAACAACTAAACTTTTTATGGATGAAACTGTTGCAAAAAATCAGATGAATAAAACGATTTCTATTGAGCTTGAAGATTTGTTAAATAAATTTGATGATACACTTGAAAATTCAAGCTATGCAAAAAAATATCAAATTCGTCCCATATTTGAGCTTGTTGATGCTAAAAATATAAAAAATAATGTAACACTTGTTTTTCATTATGCCTGTGCAGATTTGCAAGGCAGACCTATACCATCATATAATGATAATGATTTATATGCTTATATGCAGCAGCTTCTAGATTTGATTTTAGGCAGGCTTGTATTAACAAATGCAGAAAGTTTAAATATAGTTATCAAAATTCCAACTTATGATGAAATCGGCAATGTGGTTGATTTTGAAAAAGAATATGCAAATATTGTATTAACACCTAATAAGGTGAATATTGAGAAAATCCGCAAAGAAAATGTATCATTATTAAGCCTTGCTGAATGTAATATACTTGTGAAAGATTTATTTAAAGTTTTTCCAAAATAA
- a CDS encoding aldo/keto reductase, with protein MAINTIKINIKSMGAEMNRREFLKITSFMLAGAAAGFNGADIMAKEHKYSMPLRVLGKDFKVSALGLGCMGMSANHGPARDKKEMINLIAEAYDLGINFFDTAEIYGPHINEELVGSALKRYRKQVAIGTKFGLYYPNGKQLEDARPESIRKALEGSLKRLQTDYVDIYYQHRIDNKVPIEDVAGTMKDLVKEGKILHWGMSEPNIETIKRAHKEFPVTAVENQYAMSFRRHEEQTFKVIEELGIGLVAYSPLDRGYLAGQMDGNTKFDKKLDMRAGFPRMSHENMTKNRVIIDFLKELGNEKGGATPAQIALAWILAQKPWIVPIPETTNISHLRENIKAVNITWTKKEMEEINKRLSKIKLYGERYQPESDAAKSVYNLI; from the coding sequence ATGGCTATAAATACAATAAAAATAAATATAAAATCAATGGGGGCAGAAATGAATAGACGAGAGTTTTTGAAAATAACATCATTTATGCTGGCAGGTGCAGCAGCAGGATTCAATGGAGCAGATATTATGGCAAAAGAACATAAATATAGTATGCCTTTAAGGGTGCTGGGTAAAGATTTTAAAGTATCAGCATTGGGGCTTGGCTGTATGGGAATGAGTGCAAACCATGGACCTGCAAGAGATAAAAAAGAAATGATAAATCTTATTGCAGAGGCTTATGATTTAGGTATTAATTTCTTTGATACAGCAGAAATATACGGGCCCCATATAAATGAAGAACTTGTGGGCAGTGCATTAAAAAGATACAGAAAACAGGTTGCAATAGGTACAAAATTTGGTCTTTATTATCCAAATGGCAAACAGTTAGAAGATGCAAGACCTGAAAGTATTCGCAAAGCATTAGAAGGCTCTTTAAAAAGACTGCAGACAGATTATGTGGATATATATTATCAGCATAGAATAGATAATAAAGTGCCTATAGAAGATGTGGCAGGCACGATGAAAGATTTAGTAAAAGAAGGTAAAATTCTTCACTGGGGTATGAGTGAGCCAAATATAGAAACTATAAAAAGAGCTCATAAAGAGTTTCCTGTTACAGCTGTTGAAAACCAGTATGCAATGAGTTTTAGACGCCATGAAGAACAGACTTTTAAAGTAATTGAGGAATTAGGTATTGGTTTAGTTGCATACAGCCCGTTAGACAGGGGATATTTAGCAGGGCAGATGGATGGAAACACTAAATTTGATAAAAAACTTGATATGCGTGCAGGCTTTCCAAGAATGAGCCATGAAAATATGACAAAAAACAGAGTAATCATTGATTTTCTAAAAGAATTAGGAAATGAAAAAGGCGGTGCCACCCCCGCACAGATTGCACTTGCATGGATACTTGCACAAAAGCCATGGATTGTGCCTATTCCAGAAACAACTAATATTTCGCATTTAAGAGAAAATATAAAAGCAGTAAATATTACATGGACTAAAAAAGAAATGGAAGAAATTAATAAAAGGCTTTCAAAAATAAAATTATACGGGGAGAGATACCAGCCTGAAAGCGATGCCGCAAAAAGTGTATATAATCTTATATAA
- a CDS encoding RsmD family RNA methyltransferase has product MRIVSGLLKGRQLHSPVSSKVRPTTDKLRSAVFSIISDMQCYPEILDAFAGTGALGIEAYSRGALHIDFIDKDISSLKINTALMEKGSYNIYKGDYLKICSTLNKQYDLIIFDPPYNIYKTNEILAAVSSSNLLKKDGIILYEEFYKTEFINHDKFKIIDERRYGDTIIRFLHYNKE; this is encoded by the coding sequence TTGAGAATAGTAAGCGGTTTATTAAAGGGCAGGCAGCTTCATTCGCCTGTAAGCTCAAAAGTGAGACCAACAACAGATAAACTTCGTTCCGCAGTATTTTCCATAATATCTGATATGCAGTGCTATCCTGAAATATTAGATGCTTTTGCAGGCACTGGAGCATTAGGCATAGAAGCATACAGCAGAGGTGCGTTGCATATTGATTTTATAGATAAAGATATTTCTTCATTAAAAATAAACACTGCTTTAATGGAAAAAGGAAGTTATAATATATATAAAGGCGATTATTTAAAAATATGCAGCACATTAAACAAACAGTATGATTTAATTATTTTTGACCCGCCGTATAATATTTATAAGACTAATGAAATACTTGCAGCAGTAAGCAGCAGTAATCTTTTAAAAAAAGATGGCATAATACTTTATGAAGAATTTTATAAAACAGAATTTATAAATCATGATAAATTTAAGATAATAGATGAACGCAGGTATGGAGATACTATAATAAGATTTCTGCATTATAATAAGGAGTAA
- a CDS encoding radical SAM protein translates to MAKILPVFLPFASCGNKCIFCDQQAISGVKAENNLIILAENQIKTWLSYGTSYDEIAFYGGNFAAIKSFERQKLYRLAYDNGFSKIRFSTRPDTINNETLAEIKDYNISLVELGIQSLDDKVLKANGRPYTNIQAEKAVDDILNITECGVQLMAGMYKQSLYSCIDDAALLAKKNIKTARIYPTQVFKNTALYGMYLSGEYKAADLADMILAAGGMYAHFTAENVQVIRMGLPVNAAENSQIAAGAYHKSFGDIVKTFIMLLYMDMGGHVRYSGFKKTGRKLFSRNYELYSDIKESDFKDICIEVRRNYLENSKRFIKGQAASFACKLKSETNNR, encoded by the coding sequence ATGGCTAAAATTTTACCAGTTTTTCTTCCTTTTGCTTCCTGTGGTAATAAATGTATATTCTGCGACCAGCAGGCAATAAGCGGTGTTAAAGCAGAAAATAATTTAATAATACTGGCAGAAAATCAAATAAAAACATGGCTTTCCTATGGCACATCTTATGATGAGATAGCATTTTATGGTGGAAACTTTGCAGCAATCAAAAGTTTTGAAAGGCAGAAACTTTACAGGCTGGCTTATGATAATGGGTTTAGTAAAATCCGATTTTCCACAAGACCTGATACAATAAATAATGAAACACTTGCAGAGATAAAAGATTATAATATATCTCTTGTGGAGCTTGGAATACAAAGCCTTGATGATAAAGTATTAAAAGCAAACGGCAGACCTTATACAAACATACAGGCAGAAAAAGCAGTAGATGATATATTAAATATTACAGAATGTGGTGTCCAGCTTATGGCAGGCATGTATAAACAGAGCTTATATTCCTGCATTGATGATGCTGCACTGCTTGCTAAAAAAAATATAAAAACAGCAAGAATATATCCAACTCAGGTGTTTAAAAATACTGCCCTTTATGGTATGTATTTAAGTGGAGAATATAAGGCAGCAGATTTAGCAGATATGATTTTAGCAGCAGGTGGAATGTATGCTCATTTTACAGCAGAAAATGTGCAGGTTATCCGTATGGGGCTGCCAGTTAATGCAGCAGAAAATAGTCAGATTGCAGCTGGGGCATATCATAAATCATTTGGCGATATTGTAAAAACATTTATTATGCTTTTATATATGGATATGGGCGGTCATGTGCGGTATTCAGGCTTTAAAAAAACAGGTAGAAAGTTATTCAGCAGAAATTATGAATTATATTCTGATATAAAAGAAAGTGACTTTAAAGATATATGTATAGAAGTAAGGAGAAATTATCTTGAGAATAGTAAGCGGTTTATTAAAGGGCAGGCAGCTTCATTCGCCTGTAAGCTCAAAAGTGAGACCAACAACAGATAA
- a CDS encoding CfrBI family restriction endonuclease, translated as MVTFDEIIIKQTVDKLLKGEDYRSIVVSKINADFLQFAIDFFKDIIKAKCDSTDISLNWYKQNFINNDLISTDNIAIYAGINKKTIHNIKGSATKEVVLDFASENFEYLSLMIKELEDEAFSGLDVVIKLSYNGVSVELSLSESLIVINALATKKIAIRGGAWSSIGKKCEKPLMLKLCELCGVPMENINSDIFKKNTLFDREVDFKIKSNSGVWNRCEVKLMGKGNPESADAIFARESKIFIADTLSKMNKEQAEQWNCEWLELKNNSTDVILKNFKKILSKLDIPYK; from the coding sequence ATGGTAACATTTGATGAAATTATAATAAAACAGACAGTAGATAAACTTTTAAAAGGTGAAGATTATAGAAGTATTGTAGTATCTAAGATAAATGCTGATTTTTTACAATTTGCAATAGATTTTTTCAAAGACATAATAAAAGCAAAATGTGATAGTACTGATATTAGTTTGAATTGGTATAAGCAGAACTTTATTAACAATGATTTGATTTCCACAGATAATATTGCAATTTATGCAGGAATTAATAAGAAAACGATTCATAATATTAAAGGTTCAGCAACAAAGGAAGTTGTATTGGATTTTGCTAGTGAAAATTTTGAATATTTATCTTTAATGATAAAAGAATTAGAAGATGAAGCTTTCTCAGGTCTTGATGTAGTTATAAAACTTTCATATAATGGTGTATCAGTAGAGTTATCTTTATCAGAGAGTTTGATTGTTATAAATGCCCTTGCAACTAAAAAAATAGCAATTAGAGGTGGAGCCTGGAGTTCAATAGGTAAAAAATGCGAAAAACCTTTAATGCTGAAATTATGTGAATTATGTGGTGTACCAATGGAAAATATAAATTCAGATATATTTAAAAAAAATACTTTGTTTGATAGAGAAGTTGATTTTAAGATAAAATCTAATAGTGGAGTATGGAATAGATGTGAAGTAAAATTGATGGGAAAAGGTAATCCTGAATCAGCAGATGCAATTTTTGCCCGTGAATCTAAAATTTTTATAGCAGACACTTTATCAAAAATGAATAAAGAGCAGGCGGAACAGTGGAATTGTGAATGGTTGGAATTAAAAAATAATTCTACTGATGTTATTTTGAAAAACTTTAAAAAAATTCTGTCAAAACTGGATATTCCATATAAATAG
- the ychF gene encoding redox-regulated ATPase YchF, translating to MGFSCGIVGLPNVGKSTIFNALSKAQNAESANYPFCTIDPNRGVIPVPDERMNFIIQYIKPKSIVPTTVEFVDIAGLVKGASHGEGRGNQFLTHIRQTDAVAHVVRCFENDEIVHVENKVDPANDIEIINTELLLADMEILDKAVTKHQKAAKSGDKALKKKVEVLEEFLKCADEGKPLRALLKEHPEYIDEIREYNFITIKPVLYVANVDEDALAEDNEHVKTVRQIASSEGAEVVKICGKTECELQDLSEEEAKEYLQTLGMERSGLDSLIKSGYDLLGLITFFTAGEKEVRAWTVENGASAPQAAGKIHSDIERGFIRAEVCSYADFEKYKSLTTAKENGRLRLEGKDYVVQDGDIMYFRFNV from the coding sequence ATGGGTTTCAGTTGTGGTATTGTCGGCCTGCCAAATGTAGGTAAATCAACTATTTTTAATGCTTTATCAAAAGCACAGAATGCAGAAAGTGCAAACTATCCATTTTGTACTATTGATCCAAACAGGGGGGTTATTCCTGTTCCTGATGAGAGAATGAATTTTATTATTCAGTATATTAAGCCAAAATCTATTGTTCCTACAACTGTAGAGTTTGTGGATATTGCAGGACTTGTAAAAGGTGCAAGTCATGGGGAAGGCAGGGGCAACCAGTTTTTAACTCATATCAGGCAGACTGATGCTGTTGCACATGTTGTTCGCTGTTTTGAAAATGATGAAATCGTTCATGTAGAAAATAAAGTAGACCCTGCTAATGATATAGAAATAATTAATACAGAGCTTTTGCTTGCTGATATGGAAATATTAGATAAAGCTGTTACAAAACACCAAAAGGCAGCAAAAAGCGGTGATAAGGCTTTAAAAAAGAAAGTAGAAGTGTTAGAAGAGTTTTTAAAATGTGCAGATGAGGGTAAGCCTTTAAGAGCATTACTTAAAGAGCATCCAGAATATATTGATGAAATTAGAGAATATAACTTTATTACAATAAAACCAGTGCTTTATGTGGCAAATGTTGATGAAGATGCACTAGCAGAAGATAATGAGCATGTTAAAACTGTCCGCCAGATTGCATCATCAGAAGGTGCGGAAGTTGTAAAAATATGCGGTAAAACAGAATGTGAGCTTCAGGATTTATCAGAAGAAGAAGCAAAAGAATATTTACAAACTCTTGGAATGGAAAGAAGCGGGCTTGACAGTCTTATAAAAAGCGGCTATGACCTGCTTGGATTAATTACATTTTTTACAGCAGGTGAAAAAGAAGTCCGTGCATGGACTGTTGAAAACGGAGCTTCTGCTCCACAGGCTGCAGGTAAAATTCATTCTGATATTGAACGAGGCTTTATCCGAGCAGAAGTATGTTCTTATGCTGATTTTGAAAAATATAAATCCCTTACAACAGCAAAAGAAAACGGCAGATTAAGACTTGAAGGAAAAGATTATGTTGTTCAGGATGGCGATATAATGTATTTTAGATTTAATGTATAA
- a CDS encoding basic amino acid ABC transporter substrate-binding protein, whose protein sequence is MKKVLLLILVSVLSSVMLFGCKKNDAASADTLIVGTNPEFPPFEYIEQGNIVGFDVDLMNEVSKIIGKKVVFKNMAFDSLLIAMQTGKINCIISGMTATDERRQHVNFSMPYFVSKQAVIVPDGSDIQKFEDLKGKKIGVVIGYTGDMVVTDMYKDTSSITRYEATGQAIMALSAKKVDATVLDMEPAKEYVANNEGLKVLDTALAEEEYSIALPKDNTALLDEINKALQTMKENGTYDKIYSKYFDK, encoded by the coding sequence ATGAAAAAAGTATTGTTATTAATTTTAGTATCAGTATTATCATCAGTTATGCTTTTTGGCTGTAAGAAAAATGATGCAGCATCTGCTGATACATTAATTGTAGGGACAAACCCAGAATTTCCGCCATTTGAATATATTGAACAGGGCAATATTGTTGGTTTTGATGTAGATTTAATGAATGAAGTTTCAAAAATCATTGGCAAAAAAGTAGTATTTAAAAATATGGCTTTTGACAGCCTTTTAATAGCTATGCAGACAGGTAAAATCAACTGTATTATTTCCGGTATGACTGCAACTGACGAAAGACGCCAGCATGTAAATTTCAGCATGCCTTATTTTGTATCAAAACAAGCTGTTATTGTGCCAGATGGTTCAGATATTCAAAAGTTTGAAGATTTAAAAGGCAAAAAAATTGGTGTTGTGATAGGTTACACTGGTGATATGGTTGTAACAGATATGTATAAAGACACATCATCTATTACAAGATATGAAGCAACAGGTCAGGCGATTATGGCATTATCAGCAAAAAAAGTTGATGCGACTGTATTAGATATGGAGCCTGCAAAAGAATATGTTGCAAATAATGAAGGGCTTAAGGTACTTGATACTGCACTGGCTGAAGAAGAATATTCTATTGCTCTGCCAAAAGATAATACTGCTTTATTAGATGAAATCAATAAAGCATTACAAACAATGAAAGAAAACGGCACATACGATAAAATATATTCAAAATATTTTGATAAATAA